The proteins below come from a single Halobacteriovorax sp. GB3 genomic window:
- a CDS encoding pentapeptide repeat-containing protein: MKTLTKFFNPIFNQSHSIAHYEVIENETLKNSDLKGLSISGSLFSLTTFVNVTFESCVFYGSVIKNSTFSNCNFIDCRFEFCEITETDFRGTSFQNCSWDFSPIRGNFFMFCDLDGKTTFFAGKEENEMISCRCNEAVTWEEALAPTVEEVSTEKHYDNLSDYLGDKTRTILTMFKIAA, translated from the coding sequence ATGAAAACTCTAACCAAGTTCTTCAATCCTATTTTTAACCAATCCCACAGTATCGCTCATTATGAGGTTATTGAAAATGAGACACTGAAAAACAGTGATCTTAAGGGGTTAAGTATTTCTGGTTCTCTCTTCTCTCTCACAACCTTTGTAAATGTGACTTTCGAATCTTGTGTCTTTTATGGAAGTGTTATTAAGAATTCGACGTTTTCAAATTGCAATTTCATTGATTGCAGATTCGAATTCTGTGAAATTACTGAAACAGATTTCCGCGGAACGAGCTTTCAAAATTGTTCTTGGGACTTCAGTCCAATCCGCGGCAACTTCTTCATGTTCTGCGATCTAGACGGCAAGACGACGTTTTTTGCAGGAAAAGAAGAAAATGAAATGATTTCATGTCGTTGCAACGAAGCCGTGACATGGGAAGAGGCGCTTGCTCCAACTGTTGAAGAGGTAAGTACTGAAAAACATTACGACAACCTCTCAGATTATCTCGGAGACAAGACGCGCACAATCTTAACTATGTTTAAAATTGCAGCTTGA